A genome region from Nicotiana tabacum cultivar K326 chromosome 13, ASM71507v2, whole genome shotgun sequence includes the following:
- the LOC107762077 gene encoding uncharacterized protein LOC107762077: MEFCPDCSMLLQYELPHMERPARFFCPSCPFVCNIESRLKLKKKQPLVKKQMDPVISTDDMENASTAEVPCPACGYREAAYYQVQIRSADEPMTTFYKCKNKMCGNNWRED; encoded by the exons ATGGAATTTTGCCCAGACTGTTCAATGTTACTGCAATATGAGTTGCCTCATATGGAACGTCCAGCCAGATTCTTTTGCCCTTCGTGCCCTTTCGTTTGTAACATAGAGAGCCGG CTTAAGCTGAAGAAAAAGCAACCTTTAGTAAAGAAACAAATGGATCCAGTGATTTCGACAGATGACATGGAGAATGCATCAACAGCCGAAG TGCCGTGTCCAGCGTGTGGTTACAGGGAAGCAGCATATTATCAAGTGCAAATAAGGTCAGCAGATGAGCCCATGACTACTTTCTACAAATGCAAGAATAAGATGTGTGGCAACAATTGGCGAGAAGACTAA